The following are encoded in a window of Mycolicibacterium tusciae JS617 genomic DNA:
- a CDS encoding amidohydrolase family protein — MNTLPEESQLGKTPVIDASVHIFSKSNKDLRGFMREPFKSRGFPDYEMDWYGAPGGEYAPNTERERSYPGSDPEFVGRQLFEERGVDIAILHPMTRGNMPDRHLGTAIAAAHNELMVSRWLEDNSYADRFRGTIRVNPDDITGALREIAKYADHPRVVQIGVPLQSRELYGKPQFWPLWEAAAEANLPVAVHIEVGAGVSFAPTPNGVPRTYEHYVSFMALNFLYHLMNLIVEGVFEKLPTLKFVWADGAGDMLTPFMWRMDCFGRPHLEQTPWAPKMPSDYLPGHTYFIQGVMDGPGDVEFAGEWLDFTGKDDMVMYGSSYPHWQLNELKVPSSYSPEQRDKLCWRNAAELYGIDVGAGVSAQ, encoded by the coding sequence GTGAACACACTTCCCGAGGAGAGCCAGCTCGGTAAGACCCCTGTGATCGACGCCAGCGTGCACATCTTCAGCAAGTCGAACAAGGATCTGCGCGGCTTTATGCGCGAGCCGTTCAAGAGCCGCGGATTTCCGGACTACGAGATGGACTGGTACGGCGCCCCCGGCGGCGAGTACGCGCCCAACACCGAACGCGAACGCAGCTATCCCGGATCGGACCCCGAGTTCGTCGGCCGGCAGCTCTTCGAAGAACGCGGCGTCGACATCGCGATCCTGCACCCGATGACGCGGGGCAACATGCCCGACCGTCACCTCGGCACCGCGATCGCCGCCGCGCACAACGAGCTCATGGTGTCGCGCTGGCTCGAGGACAACTCCTACGCCGACCGGTTCCGCGGCACCATCCGGGTCAATCCCGACGACATCACCGGGGCGCTGCGCGAAATCGCCAAGTACGCCGACCACCCGCGCGTAGTCCAGATCGGGGTGCCGCTGCAGTCGCGGGAGCTCTACGGCAAGCCCCAGTTCTGGCCGTTGTGGGAGGCCGCCGCCGAGGCGAATCTTCCGGTCGCGGTGCACATCGAGGTCGGTGCCGGCGTCTCGTTCGCGCCGACGCCGAACGGTGTGCCGCGGACCTACGAGCACTACGTCAGCTTCATGGCGCTGAACTTTCTGTATCACCTCATGAACCTGATCGTCGAAGGGGTGTTCGAGAAACTGCCCACGCTGAAGTTCGTCTGGGCCGACGGAGCCGGCGACATGCTGACGCCGTTCATGTGGCGGATGGACTGCTTCGGTCGCCCCCACCTCGAGCAGACTCCGTGGGCGCCCAAGATGCCCAGTGACTACCTACCGGGTCACACCTACTTCATTCAGGGCGTGATGGACGGCCCCGGCGACGTCGAATTCGCGGGCGAATGGCTCGACTTCACGGGCAAGGACGACATGGTGATGTACGGGTCAAGTTATCCGCACTGGCAGCTCAACGAGCTGAAGGTGCCCTCCTCGTACTCGCCGGAACAACGCGACAAGCTCTGCTGGCGCAACGCCGCGGAGCTGTACGGCATAGACGTCGGGGCCGGCGTCAGCGCACAGTAA
- a CDS encoding acyl-CoA dehydrogenase family protein, with translation MQLTFDSDVEEFRAEFAAFLDEHLPSESETQERPKSVSHMPQWARDWQRLLFDNGWLLPSQPPEFGGRNATVLQQFVHLDELCRRRIYHSFNPQGVNIVAASLISFGSDEQKHRWAVPVLRGEMTASLGMSEPSAGSDLASLRTRAVAEGDHFVVNGQKVWTSGAHDADFLLTFVRTDPDAPKHKGISVLIIPTDTPGVVCRPFADMTGEDNLDFNEVFFTDAKVPAENLVGPLNGGWAVANGSLGHERTMMWLGFADRIDNMIADFRPRTELERDQYATTIMDYQALRAMGSAALARAARGEMDTASVSVLKLFGSEAERQAFENALTAAGAEGLTHPSTTGPYEHMNLDHYFVSWFERYARSFGGTIAGGTSEIQRNIIAQQVLGLPRR, from the coding sequence GTGCAATTGACCTTCGATTCCGATGTCGAGGAGTTCCGCGCCGAGTTCGCGGCGTTCCTCGACGAGCACCTGCCCTCAGAGAGTGAGACCCAGGAGCGACCGAAGTCGGTGTCACACATGCCCCAATGGGCGCGTGACTGGCAGCGGCTGTTGTTCGACAACGGCTGGTTGCTGCCCTCCCAGCCGCCGGAGTTCGGTGGCCGCAACGCAACAGTGTTGCAACAGTTCGTGCACCTCGACGAATTGTGCCGCCGGCGGATCTACCACAGCTTCAACCCGCAGGGCGTGAACATCGTTGCGGCGTCGTTGATCTCCTTCGGTTCCGATGAGCAGAAGCACCGTTGGGCGGTACCGGTGTTGCGCGGCGAGATGACGGCCTCCCTCGGGATGAGCGAGCCGAGCGCGGGGTCCGACCTGGCATCGCTGCGCACCCGGGCAGTCGCCGAGGGCGACCACTTCGTGGTCAACGGTCAGAAGGTCTGGACGTCCGGCGCACACGACGCCGACTTCCTGTTGACGTTCGTGCGCACTGATCCCGACGCCCCCAAACACAAGGGCATCAGCGTGCTGATCATCCCGACCGACACTCCCGGCGTGGTGTGCCGGCCCTTCGCCGACATGACCGGTGAGGACAACCTTGACTTCAACGAGGTGTTCTTCACCGATGCAAAGGTGCCGGCCGAAAACCTCGTCGGCCCGCTGAACGGTGGCTGGGCCGTCGCCAACGGCTCCCTCGGCCACGAACGCACCATGATGTGGCTGGGCTTCGCCGACCGGATCGACAACATGATCGCCGATTTCCGGCCCCGCACCGAGCTGGAGCGCGACCAGTACGCGACGACGATCATGGACTATCAGGCGCTGCGTGCCATGGGTTCGGCGGCGTTGGCCCGCGCCGCGCGCGGCGAGATGGACACCGCGTCGGTCTCAGTGCTCAAGCTTTTCGGTTCCGAGGCCGAACGTCAGGCATTCGAGAACGCGTTGACCGCGGCGGGAGCCGAAGGTCTCACCCACCCGTCGACCACGGGTCCTTACGAACACATGAACCTCGACCACTACTTCGTCAGCTGGTTCGAGCGCTACGCGCGCAGCTTCGGCGGCACCATCGCGGGCGGCACGTCCGAGATCCAGCGCAACATCATCGCGCAGCAGGTGCTCGGTCTGCCGCGGCGCTGA
- a CDS encoding SDR family NAD(P)-dependent oxidoreductase — protein MTCDGKVALVTGTSRGLGKAIAKRLAAEGATVALTARTAEPDPRYQGSLSQTLAEIEHSGGSAIAVAADLSKPEDRDRLFNEVVEKVGAPDILVNNAAVTFLRPLDDFPDRRVRLMMEMHVLAPLHLTQMAIPAMRERKRGWVLNVTSVGGDLPDGPPFSAFDREAGFGIYATMKAALNRLTKSLAAELYDDGIAVNAAAPSNPVATEGAGALDLAKTDTEDIELITQTAFVLCTGDPKTLTGRIAHTQPFLREVGWL, from the coding sequence ATGACGTGTGACGGCAAGGTGGCCCTGGTCACCGGCACCAGCCGCGGGTTGGGCAAGGCCATCGCGAAGCGTCTGGCAGCAGAGGGCGCCACCGTCGCCCTCACCGCACGCACCGCCGAACCCGACCCGAGATATCAAGGCTCTTTGAGTCAGACGCTGGCGGAGATCGAACATTCGGGCGGCTCGGCGATCGCCGTCGCCGCCGACCTCTCCAAACCCGAGGACCGCGATCGGCTGTTCAACGAAGTCGTGGAGAAGGTCGGCGCTCCCGACATTCTGGTCAACAACGCGGCCGTCACGTTCCTGCGGCCACTCGATGACTTCCCCGACCGTCGCGTGCGTCTGATGATGGAGATGCACGTGCTTGCCCCGCTGCACCTCACCCAAATGGCCATCCCCGCGATGCGCGAGCGGAAGCGGGGCTGGGTCCTGAACGTGACATCCGTTGGCGGCGATCTGCCTGACGGCCCGCCGTTCTCCGCGTTCGATCGCGAGGCGGGTTTCGGCATCTACGCCACGATGAAGGCGGCGCTCAACCGGTTGACGAAAAGCCTTGCGGCCGAGCTGTACGACGACGGTATCGCCGTGAATGCCGCGGCGCCGTCCAACCCCGTCGCCACCGAGGGCGCGGGTGCACTCGACCTCGCCAAGACCGACACCGAAGACATCGAGCTCATCACACAGACGGCCTTCGTGTTGTGCACGGGCGACCCGAAAACGCTGACCGGCCGTATCGCCCACACGCAGCCGTTCCTGCGTGAGGTCGGCTGGCTGTGA
- a CDS encoding acyl-CoA dehydrogenase family protein has translation MLLEFDADQRLWQETVRDAVTKACPASLIRGIAENGEDPMPLWKTYVDAGWTELNDPENAVELAIVAEELGRATDPTPFLATLTQFAPLAGDRFDPQLAGTAVYSGVTAHRDAQGWVLNGTAHHVLDGDRAERLAVVTEAGVFLVDAGEAATRRSDVFDPVLHVAEVTFAGTHVPDTDRVRVDVEKARHVALTGMAITTVGACQRILDLVLEHVKQRQQFGVAIGTFQAVQHKAVDMHVATERARALSYFAALTIAADDPRRRLAAAMAKASAGEAQALVFRHGLQLFGAMGFTWENDLQFALKRAKAGELLLGGAAEHRAVIAAEYRSF, from the coding sequence GTGTTACTGGAATTCGACGCCGATCAGCGGCTGTGGCAGGAGACCGTGCGGGACGCGGTCACCAAGGCTTGCCCGGCGTCGCTCATTCGCGGAATCGCCGAGAACGGCGAAGACCCCATGCCGCTGTGGAAGACCTACGTCGACGCGGGCTGGACGGAGCTCAACGATCCGGAGAACGCGGTCGAACTCGCGATCGTGGCCGAGGAATTGGGCCGCGCCACCGATCCGACCCCGTTTCTGGCGACATTGACTCAGTTCGCGCCCCTCGCTGGTGACCGGTTCGATCCGCAGCTGGCCGGCACCGCTGTGTACAGCGGGGTGACCGCGCATCGCGACGCCCAGGGCTGGGTCCTGAACGGCACGGCGCATCACGTACTCGACGGTGACCGCGCGGAGAGGCTCGCGGTGGTCACTGAGGCCGGGGTCTTCCTCGTCGACGCCGGTGAGGCCGCCACCCGGCGCAGCGACGTCTTCGATCCGGTCCTGCACGTCGCGGAGGTCACCTTCGCCGGTACACACGTACCCGACACCGACCGCGTCCGGGTCGACGTCGAAAAGGCCCGGCACGTGGCTCTCACCGGCATGGCCATCACGACGGTCGGCGCCTGCCAACGCATCCTCGATCTGGTGCTCGAGCACGTGAAGCAGCGTCAGCAGTTCGGTGTGGCGATCGGAACCTTTCAGGCCGTGCAGCATAAGGCTGTCGACATGCACGTCGCGACCGAGCGTGCCCGCGCGCTGTCCTACTTCGCCGCCTTGACCATCGCAGCCGACGACCCTCGCCGCCGCCTTGCCGCGGCAATGGCCAAGGCATCCGCGGGAGAGGCGCAGGCATTGGTGTTTCGCCATGGATTGCAGCTGTTCGGCGCCATGGGATTTACGTGGGAGAACGATCTGCAATTCGCGCTGAAGCGAGCCAAGGCCGGTGAACTTCTGCTGGGTGGGGCTGCCGAGCATCGCGCCGTGATCGCCGCGGAATACAGGAGCTTCTAG
- a CDS encoding LLM class flavin-dependent oxidoreductase yields the protein MKVQPAAYLRTTLPLDLSVLTQLDSGRYHSIWLPDHMVSFWPDSIWTPEFTDLATVSPSPHRHLDAMAVAAAAAVLTENVPLVTSVIDTVRRHPALLAQSALTIDHLAKGRFVLGLGSGETENTVPYGFDFAKPVSRFEEALHVIRLLWDSDGPVDFDGQFYHLRHARLDTEPYQGATPQIWIGASGPRTLEIVGRYADGWWPTGAWDPDDYAQKLATVRASAERAGRDPMSITPCYIQVCLIGRDDAALDQILDAPLVKAFLLQVSAELLRSLGFDHPMGEHWRGYQDIDPATLTRERVVEFLDRVEPESILAVVPHGTPKQVAQEVKKYVDAGLRVPKILDYGGMAGLSYSAASAENVRDVEDELMRMCGDVR from the coding sequence GTGAAGGTCCAGCCCGCTGCGTACCTTCGGACCACGCTTCCGCTGGATCTCTCGGTGCTGACGCAGCTCGACAGCGGTCGTTATCACTCGATCTGGCTGCCTGATCACATGGTCAGCTTCTGGCCCGACTCGATCTGGACTCCTGAATTCACCGATCTGGCAACGGTTTCTCCGTCACCGCACCGCCACCTCGACGCCATGGCGGTGGCTGCGGCGGCGGCAGTGCTGACCGAGAACGTACCGCTGGTCACCAGCGTGATCGATACCGTGCGCCGTCATCCGGCACTGCTTGCACAGAGCGCGCTCACCATCGACCATCTCGCCAAGGGCCGTTTCGTGCTTGGCCTGGGCAGCGGAGAGACCGAGAACACCGTGCCCTACGGTTTCGACTTCGCCAAACCGGTCAGCCGATTCGAAGAGGCGCTGCACGTCATCCGGCTGCTCTGGGACAGCGATGGCCCGGTCGATTTCGACGGACAGTTCTACCACCTGCGCCATGCCCGCCTCGACACCGAGCCGTACCAGGGTGCCACCCCGCAGATCTGGATCGGGGCAAGCGGGCCGCGAACCTTGGAGATCGTCGGCCGCTACGCCGACGGGTGGTGGCCCACCGGTGCCTGGGATCCCGACGACTACGCCCAAAAGCTCGCCACCGTAAGGGCTTCGGCGGAGCGGGCCGGGCGCGATCCGATGTCCATCACGCCGTGCTACATCCAGGTCTGCCTGATCGGCCGCGACGACGCCGCTCTCGACCAGATTCTGGACGCGCCGCTCGTCAAGGCGTTTCTTCTGCAGGTGTCCGCTGAACTCCTGCGCAGCCTCGGCTTCGACCATCCGATGGGGGAGCACTGGCGCGGCTACCAGGACATCGACCCCGCGACACTGACCCGCGAACGCGTCGTCGAGTTTCTCGACCGAGTCGAGCCCGAATCGATTCTCGCCGTCGTCCCCCACGGCACACCGAAGCAGGTGGCACAGGAGGTAAAGAAGTATGTCGACGCCGGTCTTCGCGTGCCCAAGATCCTGGATTATGGCGGTATGGCCGGACTCTCGTACTCCGCCGCGTCCGCGGAGAACGTCCGCGACGTCGAGGACGAACTGATGCGCATGTGCGGAGATGTCCGGTGA
- a CDS encoding enoyl-CoA hydratase-related protein, with protein MTEFAPTRTHPATLLIDRPHVGVVLLQLNRPKQLNAINEAMRDELIATLAAIGSDASVHAVVITGQGRGFCSGIDVRNFSPHALEASDPAIDRLRFQEAMAALPQAIWNLPQPVIAAVNGPCVGAGFALCLSSDIRICSTSATFGNGAILLGLSGAEMGMSYHLPRIVGTSVAADWMMTGRTVTAAEADRRGLVSQVVEPDGLMPRALEIARAVAELPPFGTQLTKRALQVNTDATGLGAALELENRNQVLSHATDEAEARRRPK; from the coding sequence GTGACCGAGTTCGCTCCCACCCGAACCCACCCGGCGACGCTGCTCATCGACCGGCCGCACGTGGGCGTTGTGCTGCTGCAACTGAATCGGCCCAAACAGCTCAACGCGATCAACGAGGCGATGCGCGATGAGTTGATCGCGACGCTCGCCGCGATCGGCTCCGACGCGTCGGTCCATGCCGTCGTGATCACCGGTCAGGGGCGCGGATTCTGTTCGGGGATCGACGTCCGTAACTTCTCGCCGCATGCACTTGAGGCCTCCGATCCCGCGATCGACCGGCTGCGGTTCCAGGAAGCGATGGCCGCTCTGCCACAGGCGATCTGGAATCTGCCCCAGCCCGTCATCGCGGCGGTGAACGGCCCGTGCGTGGGCGCGGGCTTCGCGCTGTGCCTGTCGTCGGACATCCGGATCTGCTCGACGTCCGCGACCTTCGGCAACGGTGCGATCCTGCTCGGGTTGTCCGGTGCCGAAATGGGCATGAGCTACCACCTGCCCCGAATCGTCGGCACCAGCGTCGCCGCCGACTGGATGATGACCGGCCGGACGGTGACGGCGGCCGAAGCCGACCGACGCGGCCTGGTCAGCCAGGTGGTCGAGCCGGACGGGTTGATGCCGCGCGCACTCGAAATCGCCCGTGCCGTTGCCGAACTCCCGCCCTTCGGCACGCAGTTGACGAAACGCGCGCTGCAGGTCAACACCGACGCGACGGGTCTCGGCGCGGCACTGGAGCTCGAGAATCGCAACCAGGTGCTCAGCCACGCCACCGACGAAGCCGAGGCGCGGCGGCGACCGAAGTGA
- a CDS encoding acyl-CoA dehydrogenase family protein → MAWDFSTDPEWTEQLAWVEQFVREECEPIDYVVKESHDLNDPVRQALIPPLQEIVKERGLWATHLGPHLGGPGYGQVKLALLNEILGRSECAPIVFGSQAPDSGNSEILAHYGTPELKERYLEPLLDNRIVSCFSMTEPQGGADPKVFTTAAVQDGDHWVINGEKWYSSFASMASFIIVMAMTDPDAPPYQRYSMFVVPGDAPGINVLRDVGLGYQPPGGGREGYVRYENVRVPADHMLGPRGGAFVVAQTRLGGGRIHHAMRTVGLVRRIFDMLTERAVSRYTQGELLANKQMVQEMIADSWMEIEAYRLLTLQTAWKIDKYNDYKAVRGDISAVKAMMQKVLHDVSARALQLHGSLGTSHEMPFVQYMTESFVLGLADGPTEVHKVTLARLLLKDVKPAPDTFPSEHLLRLREAAEAKFADKLAGIAGT, encoded by the coding sequence GTGGCGTGGGACTTCTCCACCGACCCCGAATGGACGGAGCAACTGGCCTGGGTAGAGCAGTTCGTCCGCGAGGAATGCGAGCCCATCGACTACGTGGTCAAGGAGTCGCACGACCTCAACGACCCCGTGCGCCAGGCGCTGATCCCGCCGCTGCAGGAGATCGTCAAAGAGCGCGGTCTGTGGGCCACCCACCTCGGCCCTCATCTCGGCGGACCCGGCTACGGACAGGTGAAACTCGCGCTGCTCAACGAGATTCTCGGGCGATCGGAATGCGCACCGATAGTGTTCGGATCCCAGGCGCCCGACTCGGGCAACAGTGAGATCCTCGCGCACTACGGCACTCCGGAACTCAAGGAACGGTATCTCGAACCGCTGTTGGACAACCGGATCGTGTCGTGCTTCTCGATGACCGAACCGCAGGGCGGTGCCGACCCCAAGGTGTTCACCACGGCGGCAGTGCAAGACGGCGATCACTGGGTGATCAATGGCGAGAAGTGGTACTCCTCGTTCGCATCGATGGCGTCGTTCATCATCGTGATGGCGATGACCGATCCCGACGCGCCGCCTTACCAACGCTATTCGATGTTCGTCGTGCCCGGAGACGCGCCCGGCATCAACGTGCTGCGCGACGTCGGCCTCGGCTACCAGCCGCCAGGCGGCGGACGGGAAGGCTACGTGCGGTACGAGAACGTCCGGGTACCCGCCGACCACATGCTCGGTCCTCGCGGCGGTGCGTTCGTGGTGGCGCAGACCCGGCTGGGCGGCGGCCGCATCCACCACGCCATGCGCACCGTCGGACTCGTGCGGCGGATCTTCGACATGCTCACCGAGCGGGCCGTCTCGCGCTACACGCAGGGAGAGCTGCTCGCCAACAAACAGATGGTGCAGGAGATGATCGCCGACTCGTGGATGGAAATCGAGGCCTACCGACTGCTGACGCTCCAAACCGCCTGGAAAATCGACAAATACAACGACTACAAGGCGGTACGCGGCGATATCTCGGCGGTGAAGGCGATGATGCAGAAGGTGCTGCATGACGTCTCGGCACGCGCCCTGCAACTGCACGGATCGCTCGGCACCTCCCATGAGATGCCGTTCGTGCAGTACATGACGGAGTCGTTCGTGCTCGGGCTGGCCGACGGGCCGACCGAGGTGCACAAGGTGACACTGGCGCGGCTGTTACTCAAGGACGTCAAGCCTGCGCCTGACACGTTCCCGTCCGAGCACCTGCTGCGGCTGCGGGAAGCCGCGGAAGCGAAGTTCGCCGACAAGCTCGCAGGCATTGCGGGTACCTAG